CCGGCGTCTACGCGACGGGCTGGATCAAGCGCGGACCCGTCGGCCTCATCGGCCACACGAAGTCCGACGCCATGGAGACAGTGCGTCACCTCATCAACGACCAGGGCTCATGGTGGCAGCCGGCCGATCCGTCGGAGGAGGCCATTCCGGCGCTGCTCGCCGAGCGCGGCGTGCGCTGGACCGACTTGGACGGCTGGCACCGCCTCGACGAGCACGAGATCGGGCTCGGCGAGCCGCACGGTCGCGCCCGCATCAAGGTCGTGCCGCGCGACGTGATGATCGACGTCTCGCGCGGCGAGTAGCGACCTCACGCCCCGCATCGACGTGAAGGTGATCTGGCTAGGCTGATCGCCATGGTCGATCAGTGGCAGCCGGATGTCCTCGGGGAGCCATTCGAGCAGCTGACTCTGCCGCTCGGTGAGGACGACCAGGGCCCGGTCGTCGCGACGCTCGTCCGCAGCCGCGCGCACGCCGCTCCGCTGGGCGGGATCTTCGGAGATCACCGCTCGTTGCACGACATCGACGTGCTGTACGTGCACGGATGGTCGGACTACTTCTTCCAGCGCAGTCTCGCCGCCTACTGGACCGATCGCGGCGCGGACTTCTATGCACTGGACCTGCGCAAGTACGGGCGGAGCCTGAGGCCCGGCCAGACGCCCGGGTACATCACGAATCTGGCCACCTACGACGAGGACATCGCCGCAGCGCTCGCCGCGATGGGCAGGACCATCGACGATTCATCGAACGGTCGGCGATTGGTGCTGCTGGGGCACTCGACCGGTGGGCTGGTGCTCAGCTTGTGGGCTGCCGGGCACCCGGGTGCCTCGGACGCCCTGATCCTGAACAGCCCGTGGCTGGAGTTCCAGCTGAACGCTGTGGCACGCACCGCCGTCGCGCCGATGGTGGGGCTGCAGGCGCGGCTGCGGCCACTGGACACGTTGCCGCAGGTCGACT
This portion of the Microbacterium pygmaeum genome encodes:
- a CDS encoding alpha/beta hydrolase; amino-acid sequence: MVDQWQPDVLGEPFEQLTLPLGEDDQGPVVATLVRSRAHAAPLGGIFGDHRSLHDIDVLYVHGWSDYFFQRSLAAYWTDRGADFYALDLRKYGRSLRPGQTPGYITNLATYDEDIAAALAAMGRTIDDSSNGRRLVLLGHSTGGLVLSLWAAGHPGASDALILNSPWLEFQLNAVARTAVAPMVGLQARLRPLDTLPQVDFGFYTRAQREARGGEDLDVNLEWRPEQTMAVHAGWLSAILAGHTRVAAGLHIQEPVCVLLSEKSAVPSRWSDELTRADTVLVVDDIARASLRLGSSVTVERIPGALHDIFLSRPDARDIAYERLDRWVMGCLGTKRLPVSPGQYA